The Sphingopyxis fribergensis genome contains a region encoding:
- the trpD gene encoding anthranilate phosphoribosyltransferase, whose amino-acid sequence MSRFGPFPDPAQLLDHDEAEDAFATMLDGGASDEQVTEFLIALSDRGETMVEIAAAAQAMRDRLIPVAAPAGAIDVCGTGGDGHHTLNVSTAVSIVVAACEVPVAKHGNRAASSKSGAADTLEALGLDMERADRQAEEQLADLGICFLFAGTRHPAMKRIMPIRKAIGRRTIFNLMGPLANPARVTRQLVGIARPAYVPVYAEALHRLGTEHSRVISGDEGLDELSLAGGNEVAVVMPEGVRMQRSVAADAGLPTRSLAEIRGGDAEYNAKALRRLLEGEPGAYRDAVLYNAAEALVVAGAAATLIEGVEEAAEAIDKGLANALLNCWIAYK is encoded by the coding sequence ATGAGCCGTTTCGGGCCGTTTCCCGATCCGGCGCAGTTGCTCGATCACGACGAGGCCGAGGACGCCTTCGCGACGATGCTCGACGGCGGCGCGAGCGATGAGCAGGTTACCGAATTCCTGATCGCTCTGTCCGATCGCGGCGAAACGATGGTCGAAATCGCCGCAGCGGCGCAGGCGATGCGCGACCGGCTGATCCCCGTCGCAGCACCTGCGGGCGCGATTGACGTCTGCGGCACCGGCGGCGACGGTCATCATACGCTCAACGTCTCGACCGCCGTTTCGATCGTCGTTGCGGCGTGCGAAGTTCCGGTTGCAAAACACGGGAATCGCGCTGCTTCTTCCAAATCTGGCGCCGCCGACACGCTGGAGGCGCTCGGTCTCGACATGGAACGGGCCGACCGGCAAGCCGAGGAACAACTCGCCGACCTCGGCATCTGCTTCCTCTTCGCCGGAACTCGCCATCCGGCGATGAAGCGCATCATGCCGATCCGCAAGGCGATCGGTCGCCGAACGATCTTCAACCTGATGGGGCCGCTCGCCAATCCCGCGCGCGTCACGCGCCAGCTCGTCGGTATCGCCCGTCCCGCCTATGTGCCGGTCTATGCCGAGGCGCTGCACCGGCTCGGCACCGAACATTCGCGCGTCATTTCGGGCGACGAGGGGCTCGACGAGCTCTCGCTTGCGGGCGGCAACGAGGTTGCGGTGGTGATGCCCGAGGGGGTCCGGATGCAGCGCAGCGTTGCCGCCGATGCGGGCCTTCCGACACGCTCGCTCGCCGAAATTCGTGGCGGCGACGCTGAATATAACGCAAAGGCGCTTCGCCGCTTGCTCGAAGGCGAGCCAGGTGCGTATCGCGATGCCGTCCTCTACAACGCCGCCGAAGCGCTCGTTGTTGCGGGTGCGGCCGCAACGCTGATCGAGGGTGTCGAGGAAGCCGCCGAAGCGATCGACAAAGGCCTTGCCAACGCGCTTCTCAATTGCTGGATCGCGTATAAATGA
- a CDS encoding anthranilate synthase component I family protein → MSLEGKAAALEALAGARGAVVWQRLIADIETPVSAALKLIEPGRGDWVLESVESGETRGRYSLIGLDPDLMFEVTGETARINRDWRRDRDAFTPLAAPALQALRDLVAECRFDVPEGLPKALATLVGFFAYETIGLVERIPRALGGGLGLPDMIFVRPTVVLVFDRLADELFLIAPIWPDPAGAIDRMIEAAQDRLDTIAARLSSVSAHADRAATEALPADIGPNAVTPPAEFASMVAKAKDYIAAGDIFQVVLSQRFSTPFDLPPFDLYRALRRVNPSPFLYFLDLPGFALIGSSPEILVRVRDGEITIRPIAGTRPRGRTSAEDVENRESLLADPKERAEHLMLLDLGRNDVGRAAVGGSVTVTDSYTVEYYSHVMHIVSNVIGRIAPDKDAIDALFAGFPAGTVSGAPKVRACQIIAELEADVRGPYAGGVGYFAPDGNMDSCIVLRTAIVKDGEMHVQAGAGIVADSDPAYEQRECEAKAGALFAAAREAVRLAGTPGYGQ, encoded by the coding sequence GTGAGTCTGGAGGGCAAAGCCGCTGCGCTCGAAGCGCTGGCCGGGGCGCGCGGCGCGGTCGTCTGGCAGCGGCTGATCGCCGACATCGAAACCCCAGTCTCGGCGGCGTTAAAGCTCATCGAGCCGGGGCGCGGCGACTGGGTGCTCGAATCGGTCGAAAGTGGCGAGACGCGCGGGCGCTACAGTCTGATCGGCCTCGACCCCGATCTGATGTTCGAGGTCACTGGCGAAACCGCGCGGATCAACCGCGACTGGCGCCGCGACCGTGACGCCTTCACCCCGCTTGCCGCCCCCGCGCTCCAGGCGCTGCGCGATCTCGTCGCCGAATGTCGCTTCGACGTGCCCGAAGGCTTGCCGAAAGCACTGGCAACGCTCGTCGGTTTTTTCGCCTATGAAACTATCGGCCTCGTCGAACGCATCCCGCGTGCGCTGGGCGGCGGGCTCGGCCTGCCCGACATGATCTTCGTGCGCCCGACGGTGGTCCTCGTCTTCGACCGCCTCGCCGACGAACTCTTCCTGATCGCGCCGATCTGGCCCGACCCCGCCGGAGCGATCGACCGGATGATCGAGGCGGCGCAGGACCGGCTGGACACGATCGCAGCGCGCCTTTCAAGCGTCAGCGCCCATGCCGACCGTGCTGCAACCGAAGCACTGCCCGCCGATATCGGCCCGAACGCGGTGACGCCGCCCGCCGAATTCGCGTCGATGGTCGCCAAAGCGAAAGATTACATCGCCGCGGGCGACATTTTCCAGGTCGTGCTGTCGCAGCGTTTCTCGACCCCGTTCGACCTGCCGCCCTTCGATCTTTATCGCGCGCTTCGCCGCGTGAACCCCTCGCCCTTCCTCTATTTTCTCGACCTCCCCGGCTTCGCGCTGATCGGATCGTCGCCCGAAATCCTCGTCCGGGTTCGCGATGGCGAAATCACCATTCGCCCGATCGCCGGCACCCGCCCGCGCGGCCGAACCAGCGCAGAGGATGTCGAAAACCGCGAATCGCTGCTTGCTGATCCCAAGGAGCGCGCCGAGCATCTGATGCTGCTCGACCTCGGCCGCAACGACGTGGGGCGCGCGGCTGTGGGCGGCAGCGTGACCGTCACCGACAGCTACACCGTCGAATATTACAGCCATGTCATGCACATCGTGTCGAACGTCATCGGGCGCATCGCCCCCGACAAGGACGCGATCGACGCCCTGTTCGCGGGCTTCCCCGCGGGCACCGTCAGCGGCGCGCCAAAGGTTCGCGCCTGCCAGATCATCGCCGAACTCGAAGCCGATGTGCGCGGGCCTTATGCGGGCGGCGTCGGCTATTTCGCCCCCGACGGCAATATGGACAGCTGTATCGTGCTGCGCACCGCGATCGTGAAAGACGGCGAAATGCACGTCCAGGCCGGCGCCGGCATCGTCGCCGACAGCGATCCCGCCTATGAACAGCGCGAGTGCGAAGCCAAAGCGGGGGCGTTATTTGCGGCGGCCCGCGAAGCGGTGCGGCTCGCGGGGACTCCGGGGTACGGGCAATAG
- a CDS encoding anthranilate synthase component II: MILVIDNYDSFTFNLVHYLIELGAEVRVERNDALTALQALATGADAILISPGPCTPNEAGISLDLVAACADARRPLLGVCLGHQAIGQHFGGTVQRGHLMHGKTSPVCHDNSGLYVGLPSPFQATRYHSLEVVDIPEKLIINATSDDGAVMGFRHAELPIHGVQFHPESIATEHGHAMLANFMAIAGLPIGARKAA, encoded by the coding sequence ATGATCCTCGTCATCGACAATTACGACAGCTTCACCTTTAACCTTGTTCATTATCTGATCGAACTGGGCGCCGAGGTGCGTGTCGAACGCAACGACGCGCTGACCGCGTTGCAAGCGCTCGCGACCGGCGCTGATGCCATCCTCATATCGCCCGGCCCTTGTACGCCGAACGAAGCCGGAATCAGCCTTGATCTCGTTGCAGCCTGCGCCGATGCGCGACGGCCGCTGCTCGGCGTTTGCCTTGGGCATCAGGCGATCGGCCAGCATTTCGGCGGGACCGTCCAGCGCGGCCATCTGATGCACGGCAAGACCTCGCCCGTCTGCCACGACAACAGCGGCCTTTACGTCGGCCTGCCGTCGCCATTCCAGGCCACACGTTACCATAGCCTCGAAGTCGTTGATATTCCAGAAAAGCTGATAATCAACGCGACGAGCGACGACGGTGCGGTGATGGGCTTCCGCCATGCCGAGCTGCCGATTCACGGTGTGCAATTCCATCCCGAAAGCATCGCGACCGAGCATGGCCACGCGATGCTCGCGAACTTCATGGCAATCGCGGGATTGCCCATCGGCGCGCGGAAGGCGGCATGA
- a CDS encoding peptidylprolyl isomerase, whose amino-acid sequence MITAIRAMFSSTIGKFLALGFVVLVGLAFALGDVTGNSSFGGIGGANVAKVGSEQIGVGELRERARQAYDQARQQQPGLTMAAFVESGALDEVLDQLVEGLAFDQFATDMGFSVSKRLIDGRIADLPAFAGVSGKFDQKVFENFLRQNGLTETQLRRDLRQQLLIEQLAAPIATMPRIAPGMAQPYAALLMEQRRGQATFIPASPFAPTADPGDAALKTFLSQNATKFTVPERRVIQYALFDRSAVPVPAVTDAEVAKVYKDNAAQYAASETRRFAQVIVPDQAAATALAAKVRGGTSLAAAAQAAGLSASTTGDLTQSAYAATSSAAAAKAAFAAKRGDLIGPTQTGLGWTVARVEDVTAKPARSLADATPEIRTELAKNKANEAIVDYYNALQDAVNGGAAVEEVAADRKLQLVETPALLPSGRAPAQPAFAPAPELAPLVAQAFQAAGEGEAHIATLVENEKFAVYAVKSITAAAPPPFAQIRGDLLSEWRFAEGQKVARGKARAIVKAVEGGKSLSEAVAAAGPNIGNVQTIGGRRAELGAGGKPVPPELALLFSMAKGSVKTLEIPANRGWMVIALNDVQRPDPKSIEPQRVAAIAQPLAPAFGNELIEQLSAEAKRRVGVTINKKLVDQLRAELTGTTPVVE is encoded by the coding sequence ATGATTACCGCCATCCGCGCCATGTTTTCCTCGACGATCGGCAAATTCCTTGCCCTCGGCTTCGTCGTCCTCGTCGGGCTCGCCTTCGCGCTCGGCGATGTGACGGGCAATTCGAGCTTTGGCGGGATCGGCGGCGCGAATGTCGCCAAGGTCGGCAGCGAACAGATCGGCGTAGGCGAATTGCGCGAGCGCGCGCGGCAGGCTTATGATCAGGCGCGCCAGCAGCAGCCGGGTCTCACCATGGCTGCCTTCGTCGAATCGGGCGCGCTCGACGAGGTGCTCGATCAGCTAGTCGAAGGGCTCGCGTTCGACCAGTTCGCGACCGACATGGGTTTCAGCGTCAGCAAGCGCCTCATCGACGGGCGCATCGCCGACCTGCCCGCCTTTGCCGGCGTGTCGGGGAAGTTCGATCAGAAGGTCTTCGAGAATTTCCTGCGCCAGAACGGCCTCACCGAAACCCAGCTTCGCCGCGACCTGCGCCAGCAGCTGCTCATCGAACAGCTCGCCGCGCCGATCGCCACGATGCCGCGCATCGCACCGGGGATGGCGCAGCCTTATGCCGCTCTGTTGATGGAACAGCGGCGCGGACAGGCAACCTTCATACCGGCAAGCCCCTTCGCGCCGACCGCCGACCCCGGCGATGCCGCGCTCAAGACGTTCCTGTCCCAAAATGCGACAAAGTTCACCGTCCCCGAACGCCGCGTCATCCAATATGCGCTTTTCGACCGCAGCGCGGTGCCGGTTCCGGCGGTCACCGACGCCGAAGTCGCCAAGGTCTACAAGGACAATGCCGCGCAATATGCCGCGAGCGAAACCCGCCGCTTCGCGCAGGTGATCGTTCCTGACCAAGCAGCGGCAACGGCGCTCGCTGCCAAGGTTCGAGGCGGCACCTCGCTCGCCGCCGCCGCACAGGCGGCGGGCCTGTCGGCCTCGACCACCGGCGACCTCACCCAGTCGGCCTATGCCGCAACGAGCAGCGCCGCTGCCGCCAAGGCTGCTTTCGCCGCCAAGCGCGGCGACCTGATCGGCCCGACGCAGACCGGCCTCGGCTGGACAGTTGCGCGCGTCGAGGATGTCACTGCGAAACCCGCGCGCAGCCTTGCCGACGCCACCCCTGAAATTCGCACCGAGCTTGCCAAGAACAAGGCGAACGAAGCGATCGTCGATTATTATAACGCGCTTCAGGACGCCGTGAACGGCGGCGCCGCGGTCGAGGAAGTGGCGGCAGATCGCAAGCTCCAGCTTGTCGAGACGCCCGCGCTTCTGCCCAGCGGTCGCGCGCCCGCACAGCCCGCTTTCGCACCGGCACCTGAACTCGCCCCCCTTGTCGCGCAGGCTTTCCAAGCCGCAGGTGAAGGCGAAGCGCATATCGCAACGCTGGTCGAGAATGAGAAATTCGCGGTCTATGCGGTGAAATCGATCACGGCTGCGGCTCCCCCGCCATTCGCGCAGATCCGAGGTGACCTGCTCAGCGAATGGCGCTTTGCCGAAGGGCAGAAGGTTGCCCGCGGCAAAGCGCGCGCGATCGTGAAGGCTGTCGAGGGCGGCAAGAGCCTCAGCGAAGCTGTCGCGGCCGCTGGTCCCAATATCGGCAATGTCCAGACGATCGGCGGCCGCCGCGCCGAACTCGGTGCCGGCGGCAAGCCCGTTCCGCCCGAACTCGCGCTGCTCTTTTCGATGGCCAAGGGCAGTGTGAAGACGCTGGAAATCCCCGCCAATCGCGGCTGGATGGTGATCGCACTGAACGACGTTCAGCGCCCCGATCCCAAATCGATCGAGCCGCAGCGCGTTGCCGCGATCGCCCAGCCGCTCGCCCCCGCCTTCGGTAACGAGCTGATCGAACAGCTTTCCGCCGAGGCGAAGCGCCGCGTCGGGGTGACGATCAACAAGAAACTCGTCGACCAGCTGCGCGCTGAGCTGACCGGCACCACGCCGGTCGTCGAATAG
- a CDS encoding Crp/Fnr family transcriptional regulator, with the protein MDHAKLAELQGPDSIFSGLSAEDWAEIGSRAVLVNFVKGKELLVQGDPGDMMLILTQGTARVSMLTSGGREIVLAYAEPGAVLGEIALLDGGERTASVTATSAGSALQLGRNALKDFAASHPEFAWSLMQQLARRLRTADQTIESDRAYASGPRLARYLKRLIRKDVEASQRVELSQTELGNFAGMSREHINRQLKSWEESGVISLEQGRVRVLDAVMLEDISESEG; encoded by the coding sequence ATGGATCACGCGAAACTCGCCGAATTGCAGGGCCCCGACAGCATCTTTTCCGGGCTTTCTGCCGAAGATTGGGCCGAAATCGGCAGCCGTGCGGTGCTCGTCAATTTCGTCAAGGGCAAGGAATTGCTCGTCCAGGGCGACCCCGGCGACATGATGCTGATCCTGACCCAAGGCACCGCGCGTGTGTCGATGCTGACCTCGGGCGGGCGTGAAATCGTGCTCGCTTATGCCGAACCCGGCGCGGTTTTGGGCGAAATCGCGCTGCTTGACGGGGGTGAACGCACCGCATCGGTGACCGCGACGAGCGCGGGGAGCGCGTTGCAACTCGGCCGAAATGCGCTCAAGGATTTTGCCGCCAGCCATCCCGAATTCGCCTGGTCGTTGATGCAACAGCTCGCGCGGCGGCTGCGGACCGCCGACCAGACGATCGAGAGCGACCGCGCTTACGCGTCGGGCCCGCGGCTTGCGCGCTACCTCAAGCGCTTGATTCGCAAGGATGTCGAGGCGTCCCAGCGCGTCGAGCTGAGCCAGACCGAGCTTGGGAATTTTGCGGGCATGAGCCGCGAACATATCAACCGTCAGCTCAAGAGCTGGGAGGAATCGGGCGTGATTTCGCTCGAACAGGGCCGTGTGCGGGTGCTCGATGCCGTCATGCTGGAAGATATTAGCGAGAGCGAAGGGTAG
- a CDS encoding alpha/beta fold hydrolase has protein sequence MRKLLAPLALLLASATPAHAQTVEGAAEGDAILKDFTFATGEKLPELKMHYTTLGTPQRDKKGNVTNAVMILHGTGGTGKQFFQPQFANELFGPGQPLDTRKYYIILPDNIGHGGSSKPSDGMRMTFPKYDYDDMVGAQYRMLTEKLGVHKLKLILGTSMGCMHAFVWGQTHPDFAEKLAPFACLPVEIAGQNRMWRTLSIDAIKADPLWNGGNYINPPASSLRTAASLTMIAGANPYALQAQYPTRAAAEKYKDEAFARTYGRNDANDVIYQLDSSRTYNPWPNLEKIKVPMLWINSADDFINPPAYGITEKAAARLPTAKFILIAASPETKGHGTHTWAKFWKDDLAKLMAQ, from the coding sequence ATGCGCAAACTCCTCGCCCCGCTCGCTCTGCTGCTCGCCAGCGCTACCCCCGCCCATGCCCAGACCGTCGAGGGGGCCGCAGAAGGTGACGCAATCCTCAAGGATTTCACCTTCGCAACGGGCGAAAAGCTGCCCGAACTCAAGATGCATTATACGACGCTCGGGACGCCGCAGCGTGACAAAAAGGGTAATGTCACCAACGCCGTGATGATCCTTCACGGCACCGGCGGTACAGGCAAACAATTCTTCCAGCCGCAATTCGCGAACGAACTCTTCGGCCCCGGCCAGCCGCTCGACACGAGGAAATATTACATCATCCTGCCCGACAATATCGGTCACGGCGGCTCGTCGAAGCCGAGCGACGGGATGCGGATGACCTTCCCCAAATATGATTATGACGACATGGTCGGCGCGCAATACCGGATGCTCACCGAAAAGCTCGGCGTCCACAAACTCAAGCTGATCCTCGGCACCTCGATGGGCTGCATGCACGCCTTCGTCTGGGGGCAAACCCATCCCGATTTCGCCGAAAAGCTCGCACCCTTCGCCTGCCTTCCGGTCGAGATCGCGGGCCAGAACCGCATGTGGCGCACGCTCTCGATCGACGCGATCAAGGCCGACCCGTTGTGGAACGGCGGCAACTACATTAATCCGCCCGCATCGAGCCTGCGGACCGCCGCCTCGCTGACCATGATCGCAGGCGCCAACCCCTATGCGCTGCAGGCGCAATATCCGACGCGCGCAGCGGCAGAAAAATACAAGGACGAAGCCTTCGCGCGGACCTATGGCCGGAACGACGCCAACGACGTTATTTATCAGCTTGATAGCTCGCGAACCTATAATCCCTGGCCCAACCTGGAAAAGATCAAGGTGCCGATGCTGTGGATCAACTCGGCCGACGATTTCATCAACCCGCCCGCCTATGGCATCACCGAGAAAGCGGCAGCGCGCCTGCCGACGGCGAAGTTCATCCTGATCGCCGCGAGCCCCGAGACCAAGGGCCACGGCACCCACACCTGGGCGAAATTCTGGAAGGACGATCTGGCGAAGCTGATGGCCCAGTAA
- the secG gene encoding preprotein translocase subunit SecG: MMSSLFTFVLVLQALVAAVMIGVILMQKSEGGGLGVGGSPAGLLSARGAADFMTRATTILATAFVALSILLAAMASVGRSGSTIDTSLSKTAQPQTSGSSSLTGAAPPAQGTPAAPAVASDDPLAAAAAAAASPEAAPAPAQAPPAKK, from the coding sequence ATGATGTCCAGTCTCTTCACCTTCGTACTTGTCCTGCAGGCGCTCGTTGCTGCGGTGATGATCGGCGTCATTCTGATGCAGAAGTCGGAAGGTGGTGGCCTGGGCGTCGGTGGCAGTCCTGCGGGCCTGCTTTCGGCGCGCGGCGCGGCCGATTTCATGACCCGGGCGACGACGATCCTGGCGACGGCGTTCGTCGCGCTGTCGATCCTGCTTGCGGCCATGGCCTCGGTTGGCCGTAGCGGTTCGACGATCGACACGTCGTTGTCGAAAACCGCGCAGCCGCAGACGAGCGGCTCTTCGTCCCTGACCGGCGCGGCTCCGCCCGCCCAGGGGACGCCCGCCGCCCCCGCCGTGGCGAGCGACGATCCGCTGGCCGCCGCCGCCGCTGCCGCGGCCAGCCCGGAAGCCGCTCCGGCTCCGGCACAGGCACCGCCCGCCAAGAAATAA
- a CDS encoding CTP synthase: MARFIFITGGVVSSLGKGLMAASLAALLQARGYRVRIRKFDPYLNVDPGTMSPYQHGEVYVTDDGAETDLDLGHYERFTGVAARQSDNVTSGRIYQGIIAKERRGDYLGATVQVVPHVTDAIKEFARAEIDDLDFVLCEIGGTVGDIESLPFIEAIRQLKNEEGRENAISVHVTLVPYIAAAGELKTKPTQHSVRELASLGVQPDILLCRCEKPLPETERAKIALFCNVRKEAVIPALDADSIYSVPVQYHGEGLDGEVLRAFGIHDAPAPDLSRWYDIMDRKQHPEGEVTIGVVGKYVSLPDAYKSLNEALVHGGMAHRVKVNIRWLDAEMFERDEDLAANLEPMHGILVPGGFGERGSEGKISSVRFARERGVPFFGICLGMQMACIEGARNTSGIADASSTEFGPTDEPVVGMITEWMSAEGLQKRGADTDMGGTMRLGAYEAKLSPNSHVATIYGANDISERHRHRYEVNNAYRERLEKGGLVFSGMSPDGMLPEIVERPDHPWFIGVQFHPELKSKPFDPHPLFAGFIEAAVKQSRLV; the protein is encoded by the coding sequence ATGGCGCGGTTCATTTTTATCACCGGCGGCGTGGTCTCCTCGCTTGGCAAAGGTTTGATGGCGGCTAGCCTCGCGGCTTTGTTGCAAGCGCGCGGCTATCGCGTCCGTATCCGGAAGTTCGATCCCTATCTGAACGTCGATCCGGGGACGATGTCGCCCTATCAGCACGGCGAGGTCTATGTGACCGACGACGGCGCCGAAACCGACCTCGACCTTGGGCATTATGAACGCTTTACCGGCGTTGCGGCGCGGCAGAGCGACAATGTCACCTCGGGCCGCATCTATCAGGGCATCATCGCCAAGGAACGCCGCGGCGACTATCTTGGCGCGACGGTGCAGGTCGTTCCGCACGTCACCGATGCGATCAAGGAATTTGCGCGCGCCGAGATCGACGACCTCGATTTCGTGCTCTGCGAGATCGGCGGCACGGTCGGCGATATCGAATCGCTGCCTTTCATCGAGGCGATCCGCCAGCTTAAGAATGAAGAAGGACGCGAAAACGCGATTTCGGTCCACGTCACGCTGGTGCCCTATATAGCCGCCGCGGGCGAGCTGAAGACCAAGCCAACGCAACACAGCGTGCGCGAACTCGCCTCGCTCGGCGTCCAGCCCGACATCCTGCTCTGCCGCTGCGAAAAACCGCTGCCCGAAACCGAGCGCGCGAAGATCGCGCTCTTCTGCAACGTCCGCAAGGAAGCCGTGATCCCGGCGCTTGACGCCGACAGCATCTATTCGGTCCCGGTCCAATATCATGGCGAGGGGCTGGACGGCGAGGTTCTGCGCGCGTTCGGCATCCACGATGCGCCCGCGCCCGACCTGTCCCGCTGGTACGACATCATGGACCGCAAACAGCATCCCGAAGGCGAGGTCACGATCGGCGTCGTCGGCAAATATGTGTCGTTGCCCGATGCCTATAAATCGCTCAACGAAGCGCTGGTCCACGGCGGCATGGCGCACCGGGTCAAGGTCAATATCCGCTGGCTCGACGCCGAAATGTTCGAACGCGACGAGGATCTGGCCGCCAATCTTGAGCCGATGCACGGCATTCTCGTGCCCGGCGGGTTCGGCGAGCGCGGCTCCGAAGGCAAGATTTCGAGCGTGCGCTTCGCGCGCGAACGGGGTGTGCCCTTCTTTGGCATCTGCCTCGGCATGCAGATGGCGTGCATCGAGGGCGCGCGGAACACGAGCGGCATCGCCGACGCGTCGAGCACCGAATTCGGCCCGACTGACGAGCCCGTCGTCGGCATGATCACCGAGTGGATGAGCGCCGAAGGCTTGCAGAAGCGCGGCGCCGATACCGACATGGGCGGCACGATGCGGCTGGGCGCCTATGAGGCAAAGCTGTCGCCGAACAGCCATGTCGCGACCATCTATGGCGCGAACGACATAAGCGAGCGGCATCGCCATCGGTATGAGGTCAACAACGCCTATCGCGAGCGGCTGGAGAAGGGCGGTCTCGTCTTTTCGGGCATGTCGCCCGACGGCATGTTGCCGGAAATCGTTGAGCGCCCCGACCATCCGTGGTTTATCGGGGTGCAGTTCCATCCGGAACTCAAATCGAAGCCGTTCGATCCGCATCCCTTGTTTGCGGGTTTCATCGAAGCGGCGGTGAAACAGAGCCGGCTGGTCTAG
- the tpiA gene encoding triose-phosphate isomerase, translating to MARRKYVVGNWKMNGLSDALGEAQAIFAAADGHPMVDVAICPPFTLIGAMAAAAPGKAIGGQDCHSAVSGAFTGSVAAQMLADIGASVVIVGHSERREGFAESDADVRAKAEAGLEAGLSVILCVGEPREIRESGGAIDYVLSQIAGSVPDHFDAQSLAIAYEPIWAIGTGLVPTVADVAAMHGAIRGALAARFGDAAEDMRILYGGSVNGENAAELLDAGDVDGALVGGASLTAAKFVPIIAAAATLAG from the coding sequence ATGGCGCGGCGCAAATATGTGGTCGGCAACTGGAAAATGAACGGTCTGTCGGACGCACTCGGCGAGGCGCAGGCGATCTTTGCTGCGGCGGACGGTCATCCCATGGTCGATGTCGCGATTTGTCCGCCCTTCACGCTGATCGGCGCGATGGCCGCGGCAGCGCCGGGTAAGGCAATCGGTGGGCAGGATTGCCATAGCGCCGTCTCGGGCGCCTTCACGGGATCGGTCGCCGCGCAGATGCTGGCCGATATCGGCGCGAGCGTCGTCATCGTCGGGCATAGCGAGCGACGCGAAGGCTTCGCCGAAAGCGACGCCGATGTGCGCGCAAAGGCCGAAGCGGGCCTCGAGGCGGGGCTCTCGGTCATCCTGTGCGTCGGCGAACCGCGCGAAATACGCGAATCCGGCGGCGCGATCGATTATGTGCTGTCGCAAATTGCTGGATCGGTGCCCGACCATTTCGACGCGCAAAGCCTTGCCATCGCTTATGAACCGATCTGGGCGATCGGAACCGGGCTGGTGCCTACCGTCGCCGATGTTGCCGCGATGCATGGCGCCATCCGCGGGGCGCTGGCGGCGCGTTTCGGCGACGCGGCGGAGGATATGCGCATTCTCTATGGCGGGTCGGTCAATGGCGAGAATGCCGCCGAACTGCTCGACGCCGGCGACGTCGACGGCGCGCTGGTCGGCGGCGCGAGCCTGACGGCCGCAAAGTTCGTGCCGATCATTGCGGCGGCGGCGACACTCGCGGGTTGA